One genomic window of Cricetulus griseus strain 17A/GY chromosome 3, alternate assembly CriGri-PICRH-1.0, whole genome shotgun sequence includes the following:
- the Plin1 gene encoding perilipin-1 isoform X2 — MAMNKGPTLLDGDLPEQENVLHRVLQLPVVSGTCECFQKTYNSTKEAHPLVASVCNAYEKGVQGASNLAAWSMEPVVRRLSTQFTAANELACRGLDHLEEKIPALQYPPEKIASELKGTISTRLRSARNSISVPIASTSDKVLASCELALGMAKETAEYAANTRVGRLASGGADLALGGIEKVVEFLLPPAKEESAPASGRHRAQKTPKAKPSLMRRVSTLANTLSRHTMQTTAWALKQGHSLAMWVPGVAPLSSLAQWGASAAMQVVSRRRSEVRVPWLHNLAASQDESHDDQTDTTEGEETDEEEEEEGSEVEESVREVTALPNQRGLLGGVVHTMQKTLRNTISAVTWAPAAVLGTVGRILHLTPAQAVSSTKGRAMSLSDALKGVTDNVVDTVVHYVPLPRLSLMEPESEFRDIDNPPEEAERKGSGARPASPESAQRPGQPRGSLRNVRGLSAPSCPGLDDKAETSARPGFLAMPREKPARRVSDSFFRPSVMEPILGRAQYNQLRKKS; from the exons GAGCAGGAGAATGTGCTCCATAGAGTCCTGCAGCTGCCTGTGGTGAGCGGCACCTGTGAGTGCTTCCAGAAGACCTACAACAGCACCAAGGAAGCCCACCCCCTGGTGGCGTCTGTGTGCAATGCCTATGAGAAGGGTGTACAGGGCGCCAGCAATCTGGCTGCCTGGAGCATGGAGCCGGTGGTCCGCAGGCTGTCCACCCAGT TCACAGCTGCCAATGAGTTGGCCTGCAGAGGCCTGGACCACCTGGAGGAAAAGATTCCGGCTCTTCAATACCCTCCAGAAAAG ATTGCCTCTGAACTGAAAGGCACCATCTCTACCCGCCTTCGAAGTGCCAGGAACAGCATCAGTGTGCCCATCGCAAGCACTTCGGACAAGGTCCTGGCCAGCTGCGAGCTAGCCTTGGGGATGGCTAAAGAGACAGCAGAATATGCTGCCAACACCCGAGTTGGCCGACTGGCCTCTGGAGGGGCTGATCTGGCTCTGGGAGGCATTGAGAAGGTGGTAGAGTTCCTCCTGCCACCAGCCAAGGAAGAGTCAG CCCCCGCTTCTGGACGGCATCGTGCCCAGAAAACTCCCAAGGCCAAACCCAGCCTCATGAGGAGGGTCAGCACCCTGGCCAACACTCTTTCTCGACATACCATGCAGACCACTGCCTGGGCCCTGAAGCAGGGCCACTCTCTGGCCATGTGGGTCCCGGGTGTGGCACCCCTG AGCAGCCTGGCCCAGTGGGGCGCATCAGCAGCCATGCAGGTGGTGTCCCGGCGACGGAGTGAGGTGCGAGTGCCCTGGCTGCACAACTTAGCAGCCTCCCAGGATGAAAGCCATGATGACCAGACGGACACCACCGAAGGAGAGGAGACagacgaggaggaggaagaagagggatcGGAGGTTGAAGAGAGCGTCAGGGAG GTAACAGCCCTGCCCAACCAGAGAGGCCTCCTAGGTGGCGTGGTACACACCATGCAGAAGACTCTCCGGAACACCATCTCAGCAGTGACCTGGGCACCTGCGGCTGTGCTGGGCACGGTGGGAAGGATCCTGCACCTCACGCCAGCCCAGGCTGTGTCCTCCACCAAAGGGAGGGCCATGTCCCTATCCGATGCCCTGAAGGGTGTTACTGATAACGTGGTAGACACCGTAGTACACTATGTGCCG CTTCCCAGGCTGTCCCTGATGGAGCCCGAGAGCGAATTCAGAGACATCGATAACCCGCCAGAAGAGGCCGAGCGCAAGGGGTCCGGGGCGAGGCCCGCCAGTCCGGAGTCCGCACAGCGCCCAGGCCAGCCTCGCGGCAGCTTGCGCAACGTGCGGGGGCTCAGCGCGCCCTCCTGCCCCGGTCTTGACGACAAGGCGGAGACGTCGGCGCGTCCCGGCTTCCTGGCCATGCCCCGAGAGAAGCCTGCTCGCAGGGTCAGCGACAGCTTCTTTAGGCCCAGCGTCATGGAGCCCATCCTTGGCCGTGCACAGTACAACCAGCTGCGCAAGAAGAGCTGA